Proteins from one Leptospira bourretii genomic window:
- a CDS encoding FecR domain-containing protein has protein sequence MRKSIAQSILVLIIIFGQYSLFAEGAETLEPITITVQKGETLSLISERHLSDPKRWPELLKHNKIPNPDLIKPGLTLVVPVFLRKAVVGVTEFVMGQVEWNGTGGKGPWVPLKLGQELHPNDQIKTSGKGKTDLHINNVGMVRILTNSHFEVKGEDKKGGPVTVALFKGSLDAKVTKSNPPTTEHKFNIVSPSSTAGVRGTEFRVELDERLSSTISCFEGVVDVAAQGKTVELKQGMATFVEKGKSPVQPYKIPEAPRLKEE, from the coding sequence ATGAGAAAGTCCATCGCACAATCAATCTTAGTACTTATCATAATATTCGGTCAATATTCACTCTTTGCGGAAGGTGCCGAAACATTAGAACCCATCACCATTACAGTCCAAAAAGGCGAAACTCTTTCCTTAATTTCGGAAAGACATCTTTCCGATCCGAAACGTTGGCCAGAACTTTTAAAACACAACAAAATCCCGAACCCAGACTTAATCAAACCGGGTTTGACTTTAGTTGTTCCTGTTTTCCTTCGGAAAGCAGTTGTCGGGGTCACTGAATTTGTGATGGGACAAGTAGAATGGAATGGAACTGGTGGGAAAGGGCCTTGGGTTCCCCTAAAATTAGGACAAGAACTGCACCCGAACGACCAGATCAAAACATCGGGCAAAGGCAAAACAGACCTACATATCAATAACGTCGGTATGGTGCGAATACTGACGAACAGCCATTTTGAAGTAAAAGGCGAAGATAAAAAAGGTGGGCCTGTGACTGTTGCCTTGTTCAAAGGAAGTTTGGATGCAAAGGTAACAAAATCCAATCCACCGACCACAGAACATAAATTCAATATTGTAAGCCCCTCTTCCACTGCGGGAGTTCGAGGAACTGAATTCCGAGTGGAGTTAGATGAACGTTTAAGTTCGACTATTTCTTGTTTTGAAGGCGTAGTTGATGTTGCTGCGCAAGGGAAAACTGTCGAGTTAAAACAAGGGATGGCAACTTTTGTTGAAAAAGGTAAGTCTCCCGTACAACCATATAAAATTCCAGAAGCACCTCGCCTCAAAGAAGAATAG
- a CDS encoding glutathione S-transferase family protein: MKLYGSITSPYVRRIRFLCLELGIPFSLTDTMTEAGQKELREKTPLWKIPYAEIDDLKIWDSHTITDYIFETKGNGNFRPQKGPHHYREANLLTAIDQALDNGILLFYLNKEGIKPDAAPYLTKNALRISSILDYIKRELNGHFFFTDGKIGLSEIALYTALDWIRFRSVLPIDEDPVFAGFLNFHGQNKSWKETAPK, translated from the coding sequence ATGAAATTATATGGAAGCATCACATCTCCTTATGTAAGAAGGATTCGTTTTCTTTGTTTGGAATTAGGTATTCCTTTTTCTCTCACCGATACCATGACAGAAGCCGGCCAAAAAGAATTACGCGAAAAAACTCCTCTTTGGAAAATTCCTTATGCTGAAATTGATGATTTGAAAATTTGGGACAGCCACACCATCACCGATTATATTTTTGAGACAAAAGGCAATGGGAACTTTCGCCCGCAAAAAGGCCCCCACCATTACAGAGAAGCGAATTTGCTGACTGCCATAGACCAAGCTCTCGACAATGGAATTTTACTGTTTTATTTGAATAAAGAAGGGATCAAACCAGATGCCGCTCCTTATCTAACAAAAAATGCACTTCGGATCAGTTCTATTTTGGATTATATCAAACGTGAGTTAAACGGTCATTTTTTCTTTACGGATGGGAAAATTGGACTCTCTGAAATTGCCCTCTACACAGCCCTAGATTGGATTCGGTTTCGTTCTGTTCTACCAATCGATGAAGATCCAGTTTTTGCCGGTTTTTTAAACTTCCACGGTCAGAACAAATCTTGGAAGGAAACTGCCCCTAAGTAA
- a CDS encoding MFS transporter, whose translation MKKNLSLAIFKHRDFRFFIFARFFMVLAINIQATIVGWQVYELTGSVLDLGLVGLFEAIPSIIVSLYAGHLADLRDRRNIIVVCLFFLLVCSLTLFAFTGPLGFLLETYKAYPIFLVILVSGIARGFISPAIFSFVTQLVPREHYPHSAAWMGTSFQAGAVIGPALGGIVYGTFGMQAAYALDSICIGLPFLLFFWIAKRSLPERKEKEALKDSLLVGLRFVLKNEVMLGAMALDMFAVLFGGAVALLPVYAKDILFVGSEGLGYLRAAPSLGALLMAYYLTYKPPLEKSGRVLLFCVFGFGVCMLVFGLSHSFLLSLFALFLSGVFDSVSVVVRSTIMQTMTPEEMRGRVSAINKVFIGSSNEIGAFESGVSAKILGPVGSVVFGATMTILIVFFTFRFSPKLKELELKNWV comes from the coding sequence ATGAAGAAAAACCTTTCTTTGGCCATTTTCAAACACCGCGATTTTCGATTTTTTATTTTCGCCAGATTCTTTATGGTTCTTGCGATCAATATTCAGGCAACCATTGTCGGTTGGCAGGTTTATGAACTAACAGGAAGTGTTCTGGACTTAGGCCTTGTTGGACTTTTTGAAGCCATTCCCTCCATCATCGTCTCCCTTTATGCAGGCCATTTAGCTGATCTCAGAGACAGGCGCAATATCATTGTAGTTTGTTTATTCTTTTTACTTGTTTGTTCCTTAACACTTTTTGCATTCACTGGACCTTTGGGTTTTTTACTCGAAACCTACAAAGCTTATCCAATCTTTTTAGTCATTTTGGTTTCTGGAATTGCGAGAGGATTTATTTCTCCTGCGATCTTTAGTTTTGTGACACAACTTGTTCCCAGAGAACATTACCCACATTCTGCTGCCTGGATGGGGACCTCTTTCCAAGCAGGTGCTGTCATTGGCCCGGCTCTCGGTGGAATTGTATATGGTACTTTTGGAATGCAAGCAGCCTATGCCCTTGATTCTATTTGTATTGGACTTCCCTTTTTATTGTTCTTTTGGATCGCCAAAAGAAGCCTTCCCGAACGAAAAGAAAAGGAAGCTTTGAAAGATAGCCTACTTGTTGGACTTCGTTTTGTTTTAAAAAATGAAGTGATGTTAGGTGCTATGGCCCTAGATATGTTTGCCGTTCTTTTCGGTGGAGCCGTTGCTCTTTTGCCAGTCTATGCAAAAGATATTTTATTTGTAGGTTCAGAAGGCCTAGGGTATTTACGTGCTGCCCCATCACTTGGAGCACTGCTGATGGCCTACTACCTCACGTACAAACCACCACTAGAAAAATCAGGGCGAGTTTTACTTTTCTGCGTATTTGGCTTTGGTGTTTGTATGTTAGTGTTTGGTCTTTCTCATTCCTTTTTACTTTCACTTTTTGCCTTATTTTTATCCGGAGTCTTTGATAGTGTGTCTGTTGTTGTTCGTTCTACCATTATGCAAACCATGACACCGGAAGAAATGCGAGGAAGAGTGAGTGCAATTAACAAAGTGTTTATTGGTTCCTCCAACGAGATTGGTGCCTTTGAATCAGGGGTTTCCGCAAAAATCCTAGGCCCTGTTGGATCGGTGGTCTTTGGTGCCACAATGACCATACTCATCGTTTTTTTTACCTTCCGTTTTTCTCCTAAGTTGAAAGAGTTAGAACTGAAAAACTGGGTCTAA
- a CDS encoding ATP-dependent helicase, whose amino-acid sequence MKLNAAQMEAVSTIQGPLLVFAGAGSGKTRVITNRIAHMVEGVKIPASKIVALSFTNKSAKEMAERLRKMVPREKLKGITLSTFHSLGLKILKEHITKLGYNETFLLFNGTDQEAFISDLLKSKRLDPKKVPPKEILRRISYAKNTQVHPRDNGLTEEFDLVAAELFSMYEEGLKEKNAIDFDDLILLPKRLLAEFPEIAAYYQRKHEYYLVDEFQDTNQLQYEFLSLFRGKSDNLCVVGDDDQSIYAFRGSNVQLILNFEREFPHAKVVRLLENYRSTSLIIQAANSLIQNNKGRKEKTLYSRIPSAERVEYYETADEREEAIFVAGRIQTLLIKNEFKGKEIAILFRTNFQSRPFEEELRNRSIPYKVVGGYNFFDRKEIRDCISYLRYVANPKDDYSLLRIINYPKRGIGPGTMQKLQEEAFTHKLSLYEIFHKMIESPDYLPEVKAKVRQEIYQFVEMVDAFKKKFAMSPKLAPILREMITQIGFEREISMEETEEKVVKARIYNLSELVNMLSFFEEEEGREGKATIFDFLQRLVLLMEDEPKEDEEDRRVQLLTMHQSKGLEYDLVFLVGLEEGILPNSRVIEEEGEVVDEERRLLYVGMTRPRRKLYLTSARTRRKFGEQIESAPSRFLNELSQDAVLFFPMETKDRDTETKNFLEELDKLKVG is encoded by the coding sequence ATGAAATTGAATGCGGCGCAAATGGAAGCAGTCTCGACCATCCAAGGTCCCCTTTTGGTCTTTGCTGGTGCGGGATCCGGAAAAACCAGGGTCATTACCAACCGGATTGCTCATATGGTAGAAGGGGTAAAAATCCCTGCGAGTAAAATTGTTGCGCTTTCTTTTACGAATAAAAGTGCCAAAGAGATGGCCGAACGCCTAAGAAAAATGGTTCCCAGGGAAAAACTGAAAGGAATCACTCTTTCCACCTTCCATTCGTTAGGTTTAAAGATATTAAAAGAACATATCACAAAACTTGGATACAACGAAACCTTTTTGTTATTCAACGGAACCGACCAAGAGGCCTTTATTTCTGATCTATTAAAGTCCAAACGTTTGGATCCTAAAAAAGTTCCTCCGAAAGAAATCCTTCGCCGTATTTCTTATGCAAAAAATACACAGGTCCATCCGAGAGACAATGGGCTTACTGAAGAATTTGATCTTGTCGCAGCGGAACTTTTTTCTATGTATGAAGAGGGCTTAAAGGAAAAAAATGCAATCGACTTTGATGATTTGATTTTACTTCCCAAACGTCTGTTAGCTGAGTTTCCTGAAATTGCTGCCTATTACCAAAGGAAACACGAATATTATTTGGTGGATGAATTCCAAGATACAAACCAACTCCAATATGAGTTTTTATCACTTTTTCGTGGGAAAAGTGATAACCTTTGTGTTGTGGGGGATGATGACCAAAGTATCTATGCATTCCGTGGTTCCAATGTCCAACTCATCCTCAATTTTGAAAGGGAATTTCCTCATGCAAAAGTAGTAAGGTTACTGGAGAACTATCGTTCGACTTCTCTCATCATCCAAGCGGCAAACTCTCTCATCCAAAACAACAAAGGCCGTAAGGAAAAAACTCTTTATAGTCGTATCCCTTCTGCGGAACGAGTGGAATACTATGAAACTGCCGATGAAAGGGAAGAAGCCATTTTTGTGGCAGGTAGGATCCAAACCTTACTCATCAAAAATGAATTTAAGGGAAAAGAAATTGCCATCCTCTTTCGCACCAATTTCCAATCTCGTCCCTTTGAAGAAGAACTTCGTAACCGGAGTATCCCATACAAGGTAGTGGGCGGTTATAATTTTTTTGACAGGAAGGAAATTCGGGATTGTATTTCTTACTTACGTTATGTGGCAAACCCTAAGGACGATTATTCACTACTTCGAATCATCAACTACCCAAAACGCGGGATAGGCCCCGGCACCATGCAAAAACTCCAAGAGGAAGCTTTTACCCATAAACTATCTTTGTACGAAATCTTTCATAAAATGATTGAGAGTCCTGACTATTTGCCCGAAGTAAAAGCTAAGGTCAGACAAGAAATCTACCAATTTGTAGAAATGGTAGATGCTTTTAAAAAGAAATTTGCGATGTCACCGAAACTGGCACCGATCCTTCGGGAAATGATCACCCAAATCGGTTTTGAGCGGGAAATCTCCATGGAAGAAACCGAAGAGAAAGTGGTCAAAGCTCGGATTTACAATTTGAGTGAACTTGTGAATATGTTGTCCTTTTTTGAAGAGGAAGAGGGCCGTGAAGGTAAGGCCACCATTTTCGACTTTTTGCAAAGGCTTGTCCTCCTGATGGAAGACGAACCCAAAGAGGACGAAGAAGACCGAAGGGTGCAACTTCTGACAATGCACCAATCCAAAGGATTGGAATACGATTTAGTTTTTTTAGTGGGCCTGGAAGAGGGAATTTTACCGAACTCACGTGTTATAGAAGAAGAAGGGGAAGTGGTCGATGAAGAAAGACGCCTTCTCTACGTGGGTATGACTCGCCCAAGGCGAAAATTGTACTTGACTTCGGCTCGTACAAGACGCAAATTTGGGGAGCAAATCGAGAGTGCCCCCTCTCGGTTTTTAAATGAGCTGTCTCAGGACGCTGTTCTTTTTTTCCCGATGGAAACGAAGGATAGAGACACAGAAACTAAGAATTTCTTAGAGGAATTAGACAAACTAAAGGTAGGCTAA
- a CDS encoding NUDIX hydrolase encodes MKERKNWKDLYPTPIYTLASFDIQLPRSTEEKTYYVLKSKNWVNVVPVTKTGEILLIKQYRHGIGEDSLEIPGGIVDEDGPGSELESAIRELREETGFATERSKYKLLSKFSGNPAMFTNWSYSYVAYDVEQLHDVEFDEGEDIEVVLKKPDEVKQLLLDGTIHHPHMAAALGLYFLNFKE; translated from the coding sequence GTGAAAGAACGAAAAAACTGGAAAGATCTCTACCCTACTCCCATTTATACTCTTGCTAGTTTTGATATCCAACTTCCCCGCTCAACGGAAGAAAAAACCTATTATGTTCTAAAATCTAAAAACTGGGTCAATGTTGTACCAGTGACAAAAACGGGAGAGATTCTTCTGATCAAACAATACCGACATGGAATTGGTGAAGATAGTTTGGAAATCCCCGGTGGAATTGTAGACGAAGATGGACCCGGCTCCGAACTGGAATCCGCCATTCGAGAACTCAGAGAAGAAACCGGTTTTGCCACTGAAAGATCAAAATACAAATTGCTCTCTAAGTTTTCCGGTAATCCAGCCATGTTTACCAATTGGTCTTATTCCTATGTTGCCTATGATGTGGAACAACTTCATGATGTAGAATTTGATGAAGGAGAAGATATCGAAGTTGTATTAAAGAAACCAGATGAGGTAAAACAACTGTTACTTGATGGAACCATCCATCATCCACATATGGCAGCAGCTCTTGGACTTTACTTTCTTAATTTTAAAGAATGA
- a CDS encoding LIC12587 family lipoprotein: MKSILPLTLILALVVAFENCASNQGNQKLGVSKINTGSHLAQIESIDADLKSSALSDESRDKLVIRKGKLLLDLGKYDETISTLNQVNQAKSNPVQLSEWNLTMGKAYVGKNEYSKAIQFLNQSERLDKNTNLMERKKLVVQSLVAEREYYPALATLTKTYTKGNQKKDEFYYETAAKTYLKMGFEYKNTGFYQKGLQVANLGLEEFPNNETLKSIQKECLEVLQPEGKL, encoded by the coding sequence ATGAAATCGATTCTCCCACTAACCCTCATTTTGGCGTTGGTTGTGGCATTTGAAAATTGTGCATCAAATCAAGGAAACCAAAAACTAGGAGTTTCCAAAATCAATACAGGGTCCCATTTGGCCCAAATCGAATCCATCGATGCTGATCTCAAATCCTCTGCTTTATCTGACGAATCCCGAGACAAACTAGTGATCCGAAAAGGAAAACTTCTACTCGATCTTGGAAAATATGATGAAACTATCTCTACACTCAACCAAGTGAACCAGGCAAAGTCCAACCCTGTCCAACTTTCTGAGTGGAATCTCACAATGGGCAAAGCTTATGTGGGAAAAAATGAATATTCGAAAGCCATTCAATTTCTAAACCAATCCGAAAGATTGGATAAAAACACGAACCTTATGGAACGTAAAAAACTCGTAGTGCAATCACTTGTTGCAGAAAGGGAATACTATCCTGCTCTTGCAACACTTACGAAAACTTACACCAAAGGGAATCAGAAAAAAGACGAATTCTATTATGAAACTGCTGCAAAGACCTATTTAAAAATGGGCTTTGAGTATAAGAACACAGGTTTTTACCAAAAAGGTTTGCAAGTTGCCAATTTAGGATTGGAAGAATTTCCGAACAACGAAACTCTGAAGTCCATTCAGAAGGAATGTTTGGAAGTATTGCAGCCGGAGGGCAAACTCTAA
- a CDS encoding LBF_2017 N-terminal domain-containing protein, with product MNRKFLLIFSIFVFAFSSLVSKPKRELRIAIDAEPDATFELELWQEKPNENGDTIAPKPPESIQFKGNRITVTPKDDFEYFRVRRLGEYGAKGFWTQVYSTNVDPGSPLSVPKEFVAKKTFVPKAEPKKVSSVVSTESFVIVKEKDDSVRYLTKDQLTLNPSDDASGVAEIRYRINGGHWNSSKAMTSVPIQEEGSYKFLYFSLDHAGNKEPMQVLDFIKDTSAPETRWEWVGPNSIGKGGHKYLSPETKVKLIAKDRYSGTKDILTAYTCQSGTQTEFKSYQSEISISEIKSVCKGSFQLFYYAVDNVGNEEAVKTLNFQLGSE from the coding sequence ATGAATCGAAAATTTTTACTGATATTTTCCATTTTTGTTTTTGCTTTTAGTTCTCTTGTTTCTAAACCAAAAAGAGAACTTCGGATTGCCATTGATGCAGAACCGGATGCTACTTTTGAATTAGAACTTTGGCAAGAGAAACCAAACGAAAATGGGGATACGATTGCCCCAAAACCGCCAGAGTCCATTCAGTTCAAAGGAAACCGAATTACCGTCACACCAAAAGATGACTTTGAATACTTTCGTGTTCGCAGGTTAGGTGAATATGGTGCCAAAGGGTTTTGGACGCAAGTTTATTCAACAAATGTAGATCCAGGATCACCTCTCTCGGTTCCCAAAGAGTTTGTTGCCAAAAAGACCTTCGTTCCGAAGGCAGAACCCAAAAAAGTCTCTTCTGTTGTTTCGACAGAAAGTTTTGTCATCGTAAAGGAAAAGGATGATTCTGTTCGTTATCTCACAAAAGACCAACTTACTTTGAATCCGTCGGATGATGCTTCTGGTGTGGCTGAAATTCGATACCGCATCAACGGTGGCCATTGGAATTCTAGCAAAGCGATGACTTCTGTTCCCATCCAAGAAGAAGGGAGTTATAAATTTTTATATTTCTCTTTGGACCATGCTGGTAATAAAGAACCAATGCAAGTTTTAGACTTTATAAAAGATACCTCTGCACCTGAAACAAGATGGGAATGGGTAGGTCCAAATTCTATTGGGAAAGGAGGCCACAAATACCTTTCACCAGAGACCAAAGTTAAGCTGATTGCCAAGGATCGATATAGCGGAACCAAGGATATTTTGACAGCTTATACTTGTCAGTCGGGCACGCAAACTGAGTTTAAATCGTATCAATCGGAAATTTCCATTAGTGAAATAAAATCAGTATGTAAAGGTTCTTTCCAACTTTTCTATTATGCTGTTGACAATGTTGGAAATGAAGAGGCAGTAAAAACTTTAAATTTCCAACTGGGTAGTGAGTGA
- a CDS encoding LIC_12586 family protein translates to MERIFSLQRLILFRQSLIYLLNRIRENKRVLFSFLALGFIFFCFILCYYGLEFYLRNYRIPLVQLRKVVSYTINKELGKAVDIGVLDFSLREGLIIEDLVVSNEEDFSFNDHMLKVKKVTFRLSSYFKESPTVEQIDFYSPHLVLNENASLRNQLIEYAQKSKLKDIRFHDARLTVKQNDSTLVDWKEGWDIVLKRKNKRLYLSYNNGWFWIPNSTRIKGEGEFSEAGLDEFQFEFKWKNYPSEEAIILTNYLFGSSVHSAVLSGEGKVSRDPVSGFVAKGDVEFENSFIPLPFFENYILDGFRFREVFLFTPNKEEREFLGTDFRIKTSIKSETVKETVLDRHFEFQIESLEDIAERISDLSGNFTLPLSGSLKGNIDLTETGDKNKWFLLRGEVTGSDIQWDSKLLQLEKGNFSLKLTEGNEWAFNFDSLFFGKPTHLSGGGNSTWGRSKKTDGSYYYPLQSKTKLNFQTPDLTANDWKPLYEDWKQETLEEIRERQEKLIPEEYFYQTKIYKYFLEMMNLDLSIQITNYFPYSGSQSLGEAKGNFLVKDGRMNLVLNLGNSNSKLSAVSYFASKTPNFGLSLVLSEYPWSDPWMNFCGAELKPTHVSLDYSFNSIGSDYYSLHKDARTSYSLKLFGVDFKQADLVPKLEMDLSPFKKPFRIEFDLSRYSDMDYISNLVVSSDTLDLKGYGNNKNGNYAFTAYGAVGVSRGTFSFTEEENKCVIK, encoded by the coding sequence TTGGAACGAATCTTTTCTTTACAACGCCTAATTCTCTTTAGGCAATCGTTGATTTACCTACTGAATAGAATCCGTGAAAACAAACGGGTTCTATTTTCGTTTTTAGCGCTTGGGTTTATCTTTTTTTGTTTTATCCTCTGTTATTACGGTCTTGAGTTTTATCTCCGCAATTACCGCATCCCTTTAGTGCAACTTAGGAAAGTCGTTTCCTATACCATTAACAAAGAACTCGGCAAAGCGGTTGACATTGGGGTTCTTGACTTTTCCTTAAGAGAGGGCCTTATCATCGAAGACCTTGTGGTTTCGAATGAAGAAGATTTTTCCTTTAACGATCATATGTTGAAGGTAAAAAAAGTAACCTTTCGACTTTCCAGTTATTTTAAAGAATCTCCCACTGTTGAACAAATCGATTTTTATAGCCCTCATTTGGTATTAAATGAAAATGCCAGTTTACGAAATCAACTCATCGAATATGCGCAAAAGAGCAAACTAAAGGACATTCGGTTTCATGATGCGAGGCTTACGGTCAAACAGAATGATTCTACTTTGGTCGACTGGAAAGAAGGTTGGGATATTGTATTAAAACGAAAAAACAAACGCCTGTATCTTTCATATAACAACGGTTGGTTTTGGATTCCGAACTCCACACGAATCAAAGGAGAAGGGGAATTCAGCGAAGCCGGTTTGGATGAGTTCCAGTTTGAATTTAAATGGAAAAACTATCCATCAGAAGAGGCCATCATCCTTACCAATTACCTTTTTGGATCCAGCGTACATTCAGCAGTTCTTTCTGGTGAAGGAAAGGTGAGTCGTGACCCTGTTTCTGGATTTGTTGCAAAAGGAGATGTTGAGTTTGAAAATTCGTTTATCCCTCTTCCTTTTTTTGAAAATTATATTTTGGATGGGTTTCGATTTCGTGAGGTGTTTTTATTTACTCCGAACAAAGAAGAAAGGGAATTTTTGGGAACTGATTTTCGTATCAAAACTTCAATCAAATCAGAAACTGTAAAGGAAACAGTTCTCGACAGACATTTCGAATTTCAAATTGAATCTTTGGAAGACATTGCAGAAAGGATTTCTGACCTTTCTGGCAACTTCACACTTCCTTTATCAGGAAGTTTAAAAGGTAATATTGACCTAACAGAAACAGGTGATAAAAACAAATGGTTTTTGCTACGAGGAGAAGTAACTGGATCAGATATTCAGTGGGACTCTAAACTACTGCAGTTAGAAAAAGGAAATTTCTCCTTAAAACTAACCGAAGGCAACGAATGGGCTTTCAATTTTGATTCTTTATTTTTTGGGAAACCAACCCATCTTTCTGGTGGAGGGAATTCCACTTGGGGTCGGTCTAAAAAAACGGACGGTTCCTATTATTACCCATTACAATCCAAAACAAAACTGAATTTCCAAACACCGGATCTAACTGCCAATGATTGGAAACCATTGTATGAAGACTGGAAACAGGAAACCTTAGAAGAAATCAGAGAAAGACAAGAAAAACTAATTCCAGAAGAATACTTTTACCAAACAAAGATTTATAAATATTTTTTGGAAATGATGAATTTGGATCTCTCCATTCAAATAACTAATTATTTTCCATATAGTGGATCCCAATCATTAGGAGAAGCCAAGGGAAATTTTCTTGTGAAAGATGGTCGAATGAACCTTGTTTTGAATCTGGGGAATTCAAATTCTAAATTATCTGCTGTTTCATATTTTGCGAGTAAAACTCCTAACTTTGGTTTGAGTTTGGTGTTAAGTGAATACCCCTGGTCAGACCCTTGGATGAATTTCTGTGGAGCGGAACTAAAACCAACTCATGTTAGTTTAGATTATAGTTTTAATAGCATTGGAAGCGATTATTATAGCCTTCATAAGGATGCACGAACTTCATATTCACTCAAATTGTTTGGAGTGGATTTTAAGCAGGCAGATTTGGTCCCTAAGTTGGAAATGGATCTTAGTCCTTTCAAAAAACCCTTTCGGATTGAATTTGATTTGAGCCGCTATTCGGATATGGACTATATTTCTAATTTAGTAGTTTCCAGTGATACCTTAGATTTGAAAGGTTATGGAAATAACAAAAATGGAAACTATGCCTTCACTGCTTATGGGGCGGTGGGAGTATCGCGAGGGACTTTCAGTTTTACAGAAGAGGAAAATAAATGCGTCATCAAATAA
- a CDS encoding phospholipase D-like domain-containing protein translates to MKQFCFVFLIFSFGFFHFCQKPKSKIDLTSLLYGNPPLTELYFSYPGRDVADEKKRIVKDVLISEIRKAKVSIRAYLYSIDDYEILTELYLKQRAGVRIELFGDKEEDYSELESLGLGIQRWSGSGIHHTKIWIFDQNRFFSGTGNFTTHGLATDNNVFWMHNISQKEWEEITTTLDGKNPNGSFRIGPLVYWTSPEAGLEIQQQLLEAVDSAKHSIKYLIYSHYDPLLSLKLIEANKRGVRIEAVYNAPMSTNPEGIYLSQNLEYPSQIWEDGNLDIVFKDDRYLGGLLHHKTMIIDDQIVYTGSYNYSVSARDKNKEIFVRFDHPLIAKEFLMEWKRILWMANLISPSFDGGSNLGNNGDIRMFSIDQFQNSLFQTNLLFNADGIFDSNSNALSSAYKQTFGFTGISRSKEGERFLFHSKMIDPIWEESEGSNLQLLFQNYFLGTKLNLSNGERILSISFWDGSHPKEFYLLDENSTILGQTDFWKGRNLWFWVHTEKRILSFCHTKEKMKPPEWMVFLKNRLEVKGKHSPLCSND, encoded by the coding sequence ATGAAACAATTCTGTTTTGTCTTTTTGATTTTTTCGTTTGGATTCTTTCACTTTTGCCAAAAACCAAAATCGAAGATTGATTTAACTTCTCTTTTGTATGGTAACCCTCCGTTGACAGAATTATATTTTTCGTATCCAGGTCGCGATGTGGCTGATGAAAAAAAAAGAATTGTAAAGGATGTTTTGATTTCCGAGATCAGAAAGGCAAAAGTTTCCATTCGAGCGTACCTATATTCCATTGATGATTACGAAATTTTGACAGAACTTTATTTGAAACAAAGGGCTGGAGTTCGGATTGAATTGTTTGGTGATAAAGAAGAAGATTATTCCGAATTGGAATCCCTTGGACTGGGAATCCAAAGATGGTCAGGCTCGGGGATTCACCACACTAAAATCTGGATCTTTGACCAGAACCGATTTTTTTCAGGAACAGGGAACTTTACAACTCATGGCCTTGCCACAGACAATAATGTTTTTTGGATGCATAACATTTCTCAAAAAGAATGGGAGGAGATCACAACAACGTTAGATGGAAAAAATCCAAATGGATCTTTTCGAATTGGGCCTCTCGTTTATTGGACTTCACCGGAGGCCGGTCTTGAAATCCAGCAGCAGTTACTTGAGGCTGTGGATTCGGCGAAACATTCAATCAAATATTTGATCTATTCTCACTATGATCCTTTACTTAGTCTGAAACTTATTGAGGCAAACAAACGAGGAGTTCGGATTGAAGCTGTTTATAACGCACCTATGTCCACAAATCCAGAAGGCATCTACTTAAGTCAAAATTTAGAGTATCCTTCTCAGATTTGGGAAGATGGAAATCTTGATATTGTTTTTAAAGATGATCGTTATCTTGGAGGTTTGTTGCACCACAAAACAATGATCATTGATGACCAAATTGTTTATACGGGTTCTTATAATTATTCTGTTTCAGCGAGAGATAAAAATAAGGAAATATTTGTAAGGTTTGACCACCCTTTGATTGCAAAGGAATTTCTAATGGAATGGAAGAGGATTTTGTGGATGGCAAATCTCATTTCCCCTAGTTTCGATGGAGGAAGCAATTTGGGAAACAACGGAGATATTCGGATGTTTTCAATTGATCAATTTCAAAATTCTCTTTTTCAAACCAATCTTCTATTCAATGCAGATGGAATCTTTGATTCTAATTCCAATGCACTTTCCAGTGCATACAAACAAACGTTTGGTTTCACTGGCATCAGTCGATCCAAAGAAGGGGAGCGGTTCCTTTTTCATTCTAAAATGATAGATCCAATTTGGGAAGAAAGTGAAGGATCAAATTTACAATTGTTATTCCAAAACTATTTTTTAGGCACAAAACTAAATCTTTCCAATGGAGAAAGAATCCTTTCTATTTCGTTTTGGGACGGATCCCACCCAAAAGAATTTTATTTGTTGGATGAAAATTCAACAATTTTAGGCCAAACTGATTTTTGGAAGGGAAGAAACTTATGGTTTTGGGTGCATACAGAAAAAAGGATTCTTTCTTTTTGTCACACAAAAGAGAAAATGAAACCACCTGAGTGGATGGTATTTCTTAAAAACCGGTTGGAGGTAAAAGGAAAACATTCACCATTATGTTCAAATGACTAA